The sequence TTGATCCCGACCTTCCAGCGGACCTGATAGGGCTTCGGATACTGCGGGCGCACACGGATCGCGTACATCTTGAATTCGAAGGTCAGCAAGGTTGGCTCCAGAAATACGAAGCGGGCCCGGCAGGTCGCCGGGCCCGCTGATGAGCGGACAGATCAGGCGGCAAGCTGTTCTTCCTGCTCGGTCAGCCAGTTGTCGAGGTCAGCGCGGCGGATGCGGATCTGGTGATTCGGGAGCTTCACGATCCGGGGCCCCTGGCCCCGGGCGCGCATGCGGTAGAAGGCGGCGCGAGACATGTCGAGTTCGGCGAGGACTTCGGGGAGCTTGAGCATCTTGGGGCGGGCCAGGGTGCGACTCCTTCGAGGCACGGCTCACGGGGCCAAGGGCCCCCTTCTGGGGAATCCGCAACATCCGCCACGCCGCAACATTGCTGGTCAGCGGCTTGAATCTGTGGCGGATGCCGTTTCTGTTGCGGATAGGTGCCGCCGCGCGCAGGGGCCCGGCGGCACCTATCGAGTGGGCGGCGTCAGCCGACGCTGCGGAGGGTGAGTGTGTCGGTTTCCGCGAACATGTGGCGGGTCTCAGAAGGGCCTTCCGCCACAGATTCACCCCCGTTGACCTGCGGTGTTGCGGACGTTGCGGATGTTGCGGATTCCCCGGGGGCAGGGGGGCAGTACCGGGCCCAGGCGTCGCTGAGATCCTCCGCGTAGTAGCCCTTCGGCGTGGTGCTGCCAACGCGGATTCCGCGGGGCTTGATCGGGGTGTTGTCGGGGCGCACGTACTGGCTCAGGAGCTTGGACAGGGCGCGTGCGGTGAGCGGCTTGCTGCTCTGCCCGTCCTCGCTCAGGTCGGACCAGGGAGCGTCGTCGATCCCGAGGAGGACTTCGAGGATGGCGGCGGTGGGCATCCGGTCCACGCCGCAGAACACGCGGTCCCGCAGGTCGGTGAGCAGCTTGACGCCGAGGGAGGCTTGGTCGCCTTCGGATGCGGCCTTGATGAGCGCGACGCAGGCGGCGCGCGCTCGCTCGGGCCAGTGCCCGCCGGCCGCATCTGCGACCGCGAGCAGAGGCTCCCATACGTCGGCCGGCCGGTCGGTGACACCTTCGGGCATCTCCGGCCACGCCTCGGCGATCTGCTCACTGATGGTGGCGGTCCACTCAGCGAGGCGGTCCCGCAGGACATTGCCCTGCTTCTCGTGGACACGGCGCCGGTAGGGCTCGCACGTCTCGTTGGGAGCCTTCTTGCGCATGCGGATGATGACCGACCTGGTCAGGATCGTGTCGGGCAGCGAGCCCAGGCCGGCCATGGCGACCGCGCAGAACGAGTCGAACCAGCCGGCCTTCTGCTCGGAGCCTTCTCCGACGCAGCGCAGGGATTTGGCGCCGCGCCGGTAGCCGGAGTTGAGAAACCCGCGGACCTCTTCGTTTCCGCCGGCCTTGGGCCCGAAGACGGTGTCGATCTCGTCGAACAGCAGCGTCGGCGTTCCCGCGTCGGCCGCCACCAGCCGGAACAGGGCGTTGGCGGAAGCGTTGACGGTGGTCGCGGAGCGTGGGGTCAGGGTCTCGATGATCTCCAGCGCGCGGGACTTCCCTGAGCCCGGCTCAGGGCTCAGGAAGGCGATGCGAGCGGTGCCGTCCAGTGCGTCGATCAGGTGGGCATGCGCGTCCCACAGCGCGACGGCGACGTAGGCGTGTTCGGTGGGGAAGACGTTGAAGCGGCGGTGGAAGTGCTCGACTTCGTCCAGCAGGGCGGCGCCGTCGATTGTCTCGGTCATGCGGCTTTCCTCTTTTCGGCGTCGCCGGAGCGGCGGAAGGGGCAGGTGGTGCGGTGGGTGTGGTGGTCGTCGATCAGGGCGAGGACTTTGCGGTGGCCGACGGCGCTGCGGTCGTGTCCGCACAGGCACTTCGAGGTGGCGGTGGGGATGGCGCCGCCGCCGGGTGCGGTGACGTGCAGCCAGGCGATTGGGTAGCGGCCGTCGCCCTGCTGCGAGTCAGGGCGAAGAGCTGAAAGGACGCCTTCGGCGACGACCTTCGGCGCGCCACTGCCGGACGGGGTGCGGGCAGGTTCGGCGGAGCTGGAGCGGTCTGTGGTGGCGGTGAGGCTCTTAATGAGGGGAGGTTCGGGGCGGGTCATGCGGTCCGCCGCCCGGTGTTGTGGGCGATGGACCAGTTCAGGGCGCTGGTGAGGGCCGAGGTGCACTCGCGTTCTCGCAGGCCGGCCGAGATCCCCGCCCAATTAAGAGCCTCCTCAACCCGTGTGCGGTCGAGGTCGCCGGACGCGATCAGCCGCCCCAGAGCCCGCGCGGCCCGCACGAGAGCCGCGTTCCGGCCCCCTTCCGGTGCTCGTTCGACGTTCGCGGTCTCGTTGCGCAATGCGGCTTCCGCGTACGCCGACCCGTGCCCCGGCTGCGGGGCGGAGGCCGGACGCTGCGGCTTGGGCGAGGTGGTCAGAGCCTGTGTCAGCCACCGGGGCAGGGGAAGGGCGGGCGCGAAGTTGCCCTGGTAGATGCTGCCGGTAATGACGCTGCCTTCGGCGACGACGTAACCGCCCCAGGCACGGGTGTCGATGAGCGGTCCGAGCTTGCCCGCCGTGTTGCCCAGCCGCACACCGGCCGGGGCGGTGAAGTACAGGTGCCATCCGCCGCTCGCGGTCCGGATGGTGTAGGTGGACGGGACGGGCTGCCCGGCGCGCTCGCAGAGCGCCTGGAAGGTCGCCATGCCGTCAGGCATGTCGCTCTTGCTGTGGTCCTTGGGCATGTCGAGGTCGACGACGACGAGCCCGGAGGGGCCGGTGGCGATCCCGATGTTGTACTCGGAGCCGTGCTCCCAGGCCCGTTCGAGCTGCAAGGGGTTGTCGGTGGCGCGCTGCTCCCACTTGGCGTGGCCGTCGGAGCAGTCGCCGGTGCGGGGGCAGTGCTGCTCGCCGTGGAGGGCTGGCTGCTTGGCGCCGGGCCGCAGCGGGAAGACGCTCCAGCCGCGGTTGGCGGCGGCGAGGGCCGAACTGTAGAAGGGATTGCCCATACCTTCGACGTAATGCGTCATGCTGGAGACCTCCAAGGGTCTGTAAAGGGACTGGAGAGCAGGGGCGGCCCGTTCATTGGCGTGAGAGGGGCCGCCCCTGGCGTGTCTAGAAGGGCGGTTCGTCGATGGGACCGGGGGTGCCGCGGCGGTAGCGGGTGGTGTCGGCCCACTTGGGGAGCCACACCGTAAGGACGGGCCGGAACGGCGCGCAGGGGCAGTCGACGAAGTCCGGCTCTTCCGAGTGCGATTCGCTGCCGGTCATGACGCAGCCCTCGCCCCCGCAGATGTGGCAGTTCGGGTCAGGGGTGCGGTGCAGGCCGAGCATCGGCCGAGGTCCGATCGACCGGCCGTCGGGGCGATGGGAGTACCAACCGGGGTGGTAGATCAGGGCGAGGCGGGGGCGTCGCATGCGGGGCTCCTTTGTGCTGGGTCAGGCGCTGAGCGGGAACGGGTCGTGCGCGGGCCGATCGCGTTTCGCTTGTGCGGTGGGGGCCTTGGTCGGCTGGTTGGGGGTGTCGTCGTGGAATCGGTGGGTGCCCACGTCCCGGAGGTGTTCGCCGACTTTGATGAGGTAGCGGGGTGCGTCGGCCTGCTCGTTCCAGGTTTCGGCGCACACCTTGTGGACGGGTTCGCGGTCGTGGGAGCGCATCGGGGTGGGCCCGCCGCACAGCACGCACGGCAGGTCTTGGTGGGGGTCGAAGTGCTTGCCGTCGCGCCAGTCGAGCAGTGGCATGCCGGTCTCCGATCAGCCGCAATTCCAGGCCGGAGAGTGGGCGCGGGGAGTCCGTGGCCCCGCGCTGCTGGATGTCTCCTCAGCGGTGGTTGATGGTTCCGTTGGCACGGCCGAGGAAGCCGGTCGCGGTGATGTTCTGAGTGATCTGAGTGGGGATGGGGCGGCGGCAGCGCCGGATCAGGGCTGCTGCCGCGGCGCCGCCGGTCGCGATGAAAGCGACGGCGGCCCACAGGGCTTGGCTCATGGCGATCAGTCCCGGTGCGGCGTAGGAGAGGCCGACTCCGGCGGCGCCGATGCCGAAGCCTGTGGTGGGCACGAGCAGTGCGGTGGTCTTGGCCCAGGCCGGGACCGGCTGGGCGGCCGGAGCTGCGGACATGGGTGGCGGGGTGGGCTGGGTGTAGGCGAGGGTGCGAATGCCGCTGGGGAGGGTGACCAGCTCGACGCCGGGCGGGATCTCGTGGAGCGGCATCGGTGGTGTGGGTCGGTGCTGGAGGTAGGCGGGTGCCTGGTGGGTTTCGGCGGTGGTGATCGTGTACGTGGGTCGGGGGTCCACAAGTCCTCCTCCTGCCGGGGCGGGGGTTAGGCGGTGAGGTGAGTGAGGGCGTCGGCTACGGCCTGGCACAGGTTGTGGATGGGCTCGTAGGCGCCAGTGCCGGCGACGAAGAAGCCGAAGAGGAACAGCACCAGCGCGTTGCTGAAGCTGACGTGTCTGCCGCGCAGCAGAACGACGGCGAGGATGCCGAAGAGGACGGTGGCGGAGAGCGTCAGGGCCACAGGTGTTCTCCTGTCGGTACGACGGTGGGCGGCCCTTCGAGAGGAAGAGCCGCCCACGCGGTCATTACGGTGTGTAGCTGTAGTGGGTAGTGAGTACTGGGTAGTGGGTAGTGGGGCGTCTACTGGGGAGCCCCTGTTGAGAACCCCCAGGTGGGCGGTTGGCGGGGTTAGTGGGTAGTGGGGTGTTGCGCCCCACTACCCACTACCCGGTAACCGATCGTGAGGGTCAGGTGTGGTCGGGGTGGACGTAGACCGAGTGCGGTCCGCGGTCGCGGTAGACCAACTCGCCGCGTTCGGCGGCGGCCTTGAGGGCTTCGCGGACGGTCTTGCGATCCCGGCCCACAAGGTCGGCGATGGCGGCCGGCTTCATGCCCATCGCCCCGGCAGACTCGATCGCGTCGATCGCCGTGGGCAGCCACTCCGGCCCCGCCGGTGCCGCCGGGACGGCCTCTTCGTTCGCAGCGATTTCGGCGGCCTGTTCGGTGATGTGCTCGAACTCCGCCAGGGCCCGCGCGATCGCCGCGGCCACCTGCGGGTCATCCTCACCACCGCCCGATCCTCCGCCGGTGTCGGGCTTAGCGGCGCGTGCCGTCGGCTCCTGCGGCGGCTCGGCCGAGGGGTTCTTGGCCTTGTCGATGTAGTAGTCGAGGGGCTTCATCGGGGTGAGCGTCCCGATGCCCCCCGCCTGCCCCGGTGCGGCGCTGCCGCCCGCGGCGCTGGCCCCGCCCGCCGCGGTGTGGGCGCTGGCGCCGGCCGGGGTGGGCAGGCCCAGGGCGTCCAGCAGCCAGGCGATCCGCTCGGGGTCGGACCAGCGCTCGTGGTAGCCGAACGGCGCGGCGTCCTCCTGAGCGGCCTGGTCGAGGTCGGGGCGAATGTCCCAGCGGGCCGCGGCCAGTTCTTCGATGTCGTGGCGCGGGGTGCCGTCAGCGTGTTCGTCTTCGTCGTTGGCGAAGTAGACCTTGCCGCGCTCCGGGCCGATGCCGCCTTCCTGGGCGCGGGCCTGGTCGAGGATGTAGAGGGCGCCCTTGCCGGGCAGCTTGGCCAGGTCGACTTGCTGGTAGTGGCCGGGGAAGACGAACTGTCCTTCCTGCTTCTTGGCGAAGCGCATGCCGATGGTGATGTCGTACTGCGAATCGACTTCTCCGCCGCCGGTGTTGGGGCCGGTGCCGCGCTGGACGGCGTCGACCACGTCCACGGCGGCCTTCCGGCCCTTCTTCAGCAGCCGGATCTTCGCTTTGAGCGCTTCCGGTGTCCAGGCCATCAGGTCGGAGTTCTCGTCCGAGAGGACGATGACGGCGGGTTCGGTGTCCTTGGGCTGGATCTTGCCGCCCTTCATCCGGCGGGCGCGGCCGTCGGTGATGGCCAGCGCGGCGTTCAGCAGCCGCACCGCCTCGGCCGGGTCGGTGGCCACCCAGTCCAGGATCGGGCGGTCGATCAGGCGGCCGTCGGTGTCCTTCCACTGCTGGGCCCAGGGGCGCAGCCAGCGCTTGGCGGTGTTGCCCTGTGCCATGTCGATCATCCAGATCACCGCGTCGGTGCAGCGGGTCAGCAGGGAGATGATGACGTGGAGGAGCACGCTCTTCCCGGACCCCTTCATGCCCGCGATCATGATGCTGACCTGACGGAACAGGATCTCGATCGGCTCCCCCGACTCCAGCAGGCCCAGGGTGAGCGGTTCGCGGATGGTCAGCGGGTGGTAGTCGTCGGGCAGGTCGATGGTCTCGGCCAGCACGTTGCGGGTGGTGACGTGCAGCATCGCTTCGGAGGCCAGGCCGGATTCGCTGCGGACCAGGCGGAGGGAGCCGGGGCGGATGTCGCCCTTGCGGGTCTCCAGCGCCGGCAGCATGGTGAGCAGCTGCTCGTAGGAGGTGCTGGTCAGTCGGAGTGGCATGGCGTAGCCGCCGCGGGTGCGCTGGCTCTTGCCGACCTCCACGCCCCGCGCCCCGACCTCTTCGAACAGGCGCGCCCATTCGGCACGGTCCCCGTAGCCGGTGCCTGCTTCGGCGGCCCACTGGGCGGCGATCTCCTCCGTTCGTAGCCCCCGGTCGATCGCATAGAACGGGGTGAGGGCAGCGGTAGCGGCGCCGATGACGGTGGCGGAGGCGAGGGTCCAGGGGGTGCCGTGGGCGGTCCAGTTGATCCAGGCGTAGGCGGCGCTGGTCCAGGTGGCGGTGAAGCCGGTGTGGAACCAGCGGCGGAACTTCGACTGGCCGGAGGTGCGGATGAAGCGGGAGGTGGCCGCGGCGGCGATGCCGGTGAGGGAGCCGACGCCGATCCAGCCCAGCGGCAGCGCGTTGCCGGCGTCCGCGGCCAGCCCGAGGCCGAGGCCGCCGGCGTAGACGGTGGCGGCGGTGAACAGCGGGGTGGACACCACACCGTGCCGCCAGGGGATCGGCTCGTGGTTGCTGGGACGGCTCAGCATGTCGGGAGTTCTCCGTTCGGTCGGTCGAGGTGAGCCGGACGCTCGCAGGCCAGGCACCGACGGTCGGTGCCTGGCCTGCGGTGATGACGGGGCAGCGGGTTACTGCCAGTTGGCGGACTGGTCCCACTTGGCGCCCTGGATGGTGGGGTTCTCGATGTTGTCGATCTGCTCGGCGTGGATGATCCGGAACAGTGTCGGGATCGAGTCCAGTCGCCCGGCCAGGGCGTGGGCGTAGACGGCGGTGTCGTCGTACGCCTCGGGGATGGCCGCGTTGACCTTGAAGTTCTCCCGGCTGGAGTGCGCGGCCATGGAGATCACGTCGCCGATGGCGCGCTGGATCTCCGCCAGGCTGTTGATGGTGGCCTCGTAGCCGACCATGTTGCCGGCCGGGTTGAGGACCATCATGGCGCCGGCGGTGCGGACGGCGTCGGCGGCGTACTGCAGCGGCAGAGCCGGTTCGATGGAGGACACAGGAACTCCGTTCGTCGCGGGGGTGGTGATGCGGGTCGGGCTGTGCACCGGCCGGTGCGCTCCGGCCGTCCGGCCGCCGGTCGGCGCCGTGCGGCGGGTCTTGGGCGGGGTGGGGGTGGTGCCGGCGCCGGTGTGCCGGTACATCCAGCGGTTCAACCAGCCCCAGGTCCCGGCCCAGGCAAGGGCGCGGGCGGCGGGGGTGGTCAGGGTGTGGAAGACGCGGGCCAGCGGGCGCAGCCAGTTCGGGCCGACGGTGGAGAAGCGGACCGAGCCCAGGGCCAGATGCCCGTTGAGCAGGGCGCGTGAGCCGTAGCGCCAGGCATGGGCCAGCAGCGGCGTCCCGTGCCGGGCGATGGCGTGGGCGGTGGCGCGGACGGGGGCGGCGGCCTTGCGCAGCCGCTGCCGGGTCAGGGCGCTGGTGTGCTGGCGCAGCTTGCGCCCTACCCAGTACCGGCCTCGCCGCCAGGTGCCCATCGCCGCACTGAATGACCGCTGAGCGCCCTTGGCCCCGGATCCCTGGCCCATGTCACTGCTGCCTTGAGCCTTGTGCGGCTTCTTCGCCTTGGGCTGGGCCTTGAGCTTGCCGGGGTTGGGCTGCTTGCCGGACTGTCCCCGGTTGCGCAGGGCAGCCTGGGTGAGGGCTTTCGCGGCCTT is a genomic window of Streptomyces sp. Edi2 containing:
- a CDS encoding helix-turn-helix domain-containing protein; translated protein: MARPKMLKLPEVLAELDMSRAAFYRMRARGQGPRIVKLPNHQIRIRRADLDNWLTEQEEQLAA
- a CDS encoding DUF3631 domain-containing protein codes for the protein MTETIDGAALLDEVEHFHRRFNVFPTEHAYVAVALWDAHAHLIDALDGTARIAFLSPEPGSGKSRALEIIETLTPRSATTVNASANALFRLVAADAGTPTLLFDEIDTVFGPKAGGNEEVRGFLNSGYRRGAKSLRCVGEGSEQKAGWFDSFCAVAMAGLGSLPDTILTRSVIIRMRKKAPNETCEPYRRRVHEKQGNVLRDRLAEWTATISEQIAEAWPEMPEGVTDRPADVWEPLLAVADAAGGHWPERARAACVALIKAASEGDQASLGVKLLTDLRDRVFCGVDRMPTAAILEVLLGIDDAPWSDLSEDGQSSKPLTARALSKLLSQYVRPDNTPIKPRGIRVGSTTPKGYYAEDLSDAWARYCPPAPGESATSATSATPQVNGGESVAEGPSETRHMFAETDTLTLRSVG
- a CDS encoding bifunctional DNA primase/polymerase, producing the protein MTHYVEGMGNPFYSSALAAANRGWSVFPLRPGAKQPALHGEQHCPRTGDCSDGHAKWEQRATDNPLQLERAWEHGSEYNIGIATGPSGLVVVDLDMPKDHSKSDMPDGMATFQALCERAGQPVPSTYTIRTASGGWHLYFTAPAGVRLGNTAGKLGPLIDTRAWGGYVVAEGSVITGSIYQGNFAPALPLPRWLTQALTTSPKPQRPASAPQPGHGSAYAEAALRNETANVERAPEGGRNAALVRAARALGRLIASGDLDRTRVEEALNWAGISAGLRERECTSALTSALNWSIAHNTGRRTA